From the genome of Amycolatopsis sp. NBC_01488, one region includes:
- a CDS encoding toxic anion resistance protein, with protein MSDLELGGPPPAAAQAAGSGLYLAPPAPVRLVEQQEAAGAVPMDPAKRAELRQKARAFVAELAELDFHSPVYAQKIQGITSMGDRDMRAAAGMSNRMLDRPAAKLPGKGGHRDDAQTRVSATLIDLRSTITELDPNRADLKGVRRLLKFLPGGDRVDRYFAKYRTAQSHIDAIIRSLDSGQDELRKDNASIDTEKANLWATMGKLTEYNELAGALDAEIERKVSDLQALGRTEEADTLKSDALFGVRQRRQDILTQMAVAVQGYLALDLVRRNNIELIKGVDRAQTTTISALRTAVIVSQALARQKLVLQQVTALNATTSDLIEATSRQLQQQGAEINRQAASSTIEIGKLQAAFDNVFATMDALDTFRAQATDSMADTVAALQGQLDRAKPYLERSRRHEGAG; from the coding sequence ATGTCGGATCTCGAGCTCGGCGGGCCACCGCCGGCCGCGGCGCAGGCGGCCGGGAGCGGGCTGTACCTCGCGCCGCCGGCCCCGGTCCGCCTCGTCGAGCAGCAGGAGGCGGCCGGCGCGGTGCCGATGGATCCCGCGAAACGCGCGGAGCTGCGGCAGAAGGCCCGCGCGTTCGTCGCCGAGCTGGCCGAACTGGACTTCCACTCGCCGGTCTACGCCCAGAAGATCCAGGGCATCACGTCGATGGGCGACCGGGACATGCGGGCGGCGGCGGGGATGTCGAACCGGATGCTCGACCGGCCCGCCGCCAAGCTGCCCGGCAAGGGCGGGCACCGCGACGACGCGCAGACCCGCGTGTCCGCAACGCTCATCGATCTGCGTTCGACGATCACCGAGCTCGACCCGAACCGGGCCGACCTCAAGGGCGTGCGCAGGCTGCTGAAGTTCCTGCCCGGCGGCGACCGCGTCGACCGGTACTTCGCCAAGTACCGGACCGCGCAGTCGCACATCGACGCCATCATCCGGTCGCTCGACTCCGGCCAGGACGAGCTCCGCAAGGACAACGCGAGCATCGACACGGAGAAGGCCAACCTCTGGGCCACGATGGGCAAGCTCACCGAGTACAACGAGCTCGCCGGTGCGCTCGACGCCGAGATCGAGCGGAAGGTCTCGGACCTCCAGGCGCTCGGCCGCACCGAGGAAGCCGACACGCTCAAGTCGGACGCGCTGTTCGGCGTCCGGCAGCGGCGGCAGGACATCCTGACCCAGATGGCGGTCGCCGTGCAGGGGTACCTGGCGCTCGACCTGGTGCGCCGCAACAACATCGAGCTCATCAAGGGTGTCGACCGGGCGCAGACGACCACCATTTCGGCGTTGCGCACCGCGGTCATCGTCTCGCAGGCGCTGGCCCGGCAGAAGCTCGTCCTGCAGCAGGTCACCGCCCTCAACGCGACGACGTCGGACCTGATCGAGGCGACCTCCCGGCAGCTCCAGCAGCAGGGCGCCGAGATCAACCGACAGGCGGCGTCGTCGACGATCGAGATCGGCAAGCTGCAGGCGGCGTTCGACAACGTCTTCGCGACCATGGACGCGCTCGACACGTTCCGGGCCCAGGCGACGGACTCGATGGCGGACACCGTGGCCGCGCTGCAGGGCCAGCTCGACCGCGCCAAGCCGTACCTCGAGCGCAGCCGTCGGCACGAGGGCGCGGGGTGA
- a CDS encoding TerD family protein — translation MGVSLSKGGNVSLTKEAPGLSAVTVGLGWDERTTSGEEFDLDASAIALGADGNALSDKHFVFFNNLATPDGAVRHTGDNLTGGGDGDDEQITVDLANLPAEIEKIVFPVSIYEAESRGQAFGQVRNAFIRVVNQADSAELARYDLSEDASTETAMVFGELYRNGGDWKFRAVGQGYTSGLAGIAKDYGINAA, via the coding sequence ATGGGCGTCAGCCTGAGCAAGGGTGGCAACGTTTCGCTGACCAAGGAGGCGCCGGGGCTGAGCGCGGTCACCGTCGGCCTCGGCTGGGACGAGCGGACCACGAGCGGCGAGGAGTTCGACCTCGACGCGAGCGCGATCGCGCTGGGCGCGGACGGCAACGCCCTGTCCGACAAGCACTTCGTCTTCTTCAACAACCTGGCCACGCCGGACGGCGCGGTGCGGCACACCGGCGACAACCTCACCGGCGGCGGCGACGGCGACGACGAGCAGATCACCGTCGACCTCGCGAACCTGCCGGCCGAGATCGAGAAGATCGTGTTCCCGGTCTCCATCTACGAGGCCGAATCCCGCGGCCAGGCCTTCGGGCAGGTGCGCAACGCCTTCATCCGCGTCGTGAACCAGGCGGACAGCGCCGAACTGGCCCGGTACGACCTCTCCGAAGACGCGTCCACCGAGACCGCGATGGTCTTCGGCGAGCTCTACCGCAACGGCGGCGACTGGAAGTTCCGGGCCGTCGGCCAGGGCTACACCTCGGGCCTGGCCGGAATCGCCAAGGACTACGGGATCAACGCCGCCTGA
- a CDS encoding NB-ARC domain-containing protein, translating to MQDFGAELKRRRTSVGMSLTGLAAAVHFTKGYLSKVENGKARVNRDLAKACDRVLDAKGELLALVAEAGLPARRSAGGIVGLPDGGRYFVGRETELAALSALLLDPDDARVGVVHGMAGAGKTALAVAAARRVERAFPDGCLFFDLRGHTPGATELSPAEALGRLLRLLDVSADQLPADEDGLANLVRDQLRGRRMILVLDNVRSAEQIRAIVPGETSSRILVTSRGRLPALDDAWHFPVDVLPLAEAVRLLRSVAGEHAPDDEDVTTEIVRHCGRLPLAVRIVAARFVAGGWTAAKLRDRLADETTRLGMLDDGERSVATAFAVSYESLPRDQRRLLGLLALHPATAAEIAAVEALAGLGPGEADRLVDRLHDAHLVVRDERGYVEFHDLMRMFAATHALPDVEPDDREVAMSRLVDHALMTTLAADELAEPYRFRPATGIAAAPAVPFADADGALAWLAAQWPMLAEIVDAAFRHGLNERCWQLAFVLRAYFFREKLFEPWIRTHECALEAARAAGDPSATGMILNNLGMAHVESGRVDEAVRFHQEAQECFAQARDDRGAIDALSSLAWARLYRGEAETAVTDLTTVLDVYRRTGRTRNVVIALRGIALASTALERFPEALSRAREAAELAQLPVDRAMSANCEAWVRFRAGQWADAESCYRRAAELADDAGSEYERARALTGLGNTAAARDDRGTAVRWWAEADAYRVTLAPAVLGEAEHRQRLE from the coding sequence ATGCAGGACTTTGGAGCGGAATTGAAACGTCGGCGGACGTCGGTCGGCATGTCACTGACCGGACTCGCGGCGGCCGTCCATTTCACCAAGGGCTATCTGAGCAAGGTGGAGAACGGCAAGGCCCGGGTGAACCGGGACCTGGCCAAGGCCTGCGACCGCGTGCTCGACGCCAAGGGAGAACTGCTCGCGCTCGTCGCGGAAGCGGGATTGCCCGCGCGCCGCAGCGCCGGCGGCATCGTCGGACTGCCGGACGGCGGCCGCTACTTCGTCGGCCGGGAAACCGAGCTGGCCGCGCTTTCCGCGCTGCTGCTGGACCCGGACGACGCCCGGGTCGGCGTGGTGCACGGAATGGCGGGCGCGGGCAAGACGGCGCTGGCCGTCGCCGCGGCCCGCCGCGTCGAGCGGGCCTTCCCGGACGGCTGCCTCTTCTTCGACCTGCGCGGCCACACGCCCGGCGCGACGGAGCTTTCGCCCGCCGAGGCACTGGGCCGGCTGCTGCGGCTGCTCGACGTCTCGGCCGACCAGCTGCCCGCCGACGAGGACGGTCTGGCCAACCTGGTCCGCGACCAGCTGCGCGGCCGGCGGATGATCCTCGTGCTGGACAACGTGCGCTCCGCCGAGCAGATCCGGGCGATCGTCCCGGGCGAGACGTCGTCCCGGATCCTGGTGACCAGCCGCGGCCGGCTCCCCGCGCTCGACGACGCCTGGCACTTCCCGGTCGACGTGCTGCCGCTCGCGGAAGCCGTGCGGCTGCTGCGGTCCGTCGCGGGCGAGCACGCACCGGACGACGAAGACGTGACGACCGAGATCGTCCGGCACTGCGGACGGCTTCCGCTCGCGGTGCGCATCGTGGCCGCCCGGTTCGTCGCCGGCGGCTGGACGGCGGCGAAGCTGCGCGACCGGCTCGCCGACGAAACCACCCGGCTCGGCATGCTCGACGACGGCGAGCGAAGCGTCGCCACGGCGTTCGCCGTCTCCTACGAATCCCTGCCCCGCGACCAGCGGCGGCTGCTCGGCCTGCTCGCCCTCCACCCCGCGACGGCCGCGGAGATCGCCGCCGTCGAAGCGCTCGCGGGCCTCGGACCCGGCGAAGCCGACCGGCTGGTGGACCGGCTGCACGACGCCCACCTGGTCGTCCGCGACGAGCGGGGGTACGTCGAGTTCCACGACCTGATGCGGATGTTCGCCGCGACGCACGCGCTGCCCGACGTCGAGCCGGACGATCGCGAAGTCGCCATGAGCCGGCTGGTCGACCACGCGCTCATGACGACGCTCGCGGCCGACGAACTCGCGGAGCCCTACCGGTTCCGCCCGGCCACCGGTATCGCGGCGGCGCCCGCGGTGCCGTTCGCCGACGCGGACGGCGCACTCGCCTGGCTCGCCGCGCAGTGGCCGATGCTGGCCGAGATCGTCGACGCCGCGTTCCGGCACGGCCTCAATGAGCGATGCTGGCAGCTCGCGTTCGTGCTCCGCGCGTACTTCTTCCGGGAGAAGCTGTTCGAGCCGTGGATCCGGACGCACGAGTGCGCGCTCGAGGCTGCCCGGGCGGCCGGCGACCCGAGCGCGACCGGGATGATCCTCAACAACCTGGGCATGGCGCACGTCGAGTCGGGTCGCGTCGACGAGGCCGTCCGGTTCCACCAGGAGGCGCAGGAGTGCTTCGCGCAGGCCCGCGACGATCGCGGCGCGATCGACGCGCTGTCGAGCCTGGCGTGGGCGCGCCTGTACCGCGGCGAGGCCGAAACGGCGGTGACCGATTTGACGACGGTGCTGGACGTCTACCGCCGGACCGGCCGGACCCGCAACGTGGTCATCGCGCTGCGCGGCATCGCGCTCGCTTCGACGGCGCTGGAACGGTTTCCCGAAGCGCTGTCGCGCGCACGTGAGGCCGCCGAGCTGGCTCAGCTACCGGTCGACCGGGCGATGTCGGCCAACTGCGAGGCGTGGGTGCGGTTCCGCGCCGGGCAGTGGGCCGACGCCGAGAGCTGCTACCGCCGCGCGGCCGAGCTGGCGGACGACGCGGGCAGCGAGTACGAGCGCGCACGCGCGTTGACGGGCCTCGGCAACACGGCAGCCGCCCGCGACGACCGCGGGACGGCCGTTCGCTGGTGGGCGGAGGCGGACGCGTACCGGGTCACGCTGGCGCCCGCGGTGCTGGGCGAGGCCGAACACCGGCAGCGGCTCGAGTGA
- a CDS encoding DUF475 domain-containing protein codes for MVLKTFGGAFAITAAGLLLAFWYGGTLGLAVVAVLAVLEISLSFDNAVVNAGVLGRMNRKWQRLFLTAGILVAVVGMRLLFPVVVVCLTAKLSPAEAYHLAMAGGGVHSPGTYAFVLHEAHPAIAAFGGVFLLMLFLNYIFEERELTWLSWLERPLARIGRLKQISVVVAAGALLLAADFLAPAGKPASVLVSGALGLIAYLLVSGLSELFEPDGERGARPVAVAGKAAFMVFLYLEVMDASFSFDGVIGAFAITSDPVVIALGLGVGAAYIRALTVFLVRNGTLNEYAYLEHGAQWAIGALAVLLLCTIRYEVPEIVTGLVGVGFIGTALLSSVVRNRRLSRARPAADLGTSRLTSAH; via the coding sequence ATGGTGCTGAAGACCTTCGGCGGCGCGTTCGCGATCACGGCGGCCGGCCTCCTGCTGGCGTTCTGGTACGGCGGGACGCTCGGCCTGGCCGTCGTCGCCGTGCTCGCCGTGCTCGAGATCTCCCTTTCCTTCGACAACGCGGTCGTGAACGCCGGCGTGCTCGGGCGGATGAACCGGAAGTGGCAGCGGCTGTTCCTGACCGCCGGCATCCTGGTCGCGGTCGTCGGGATGCGGCTGCTGTTCCCGGTCGTGGTGGTCTGCCTGACCGCGAAGCTGTCGCCGGCCGAGGCCTACCACCTCGCCATGGCCGGCGGCGGCGTCCACAGCCCCGGCACGTACGCCTTCGTCCTGCACGAGGCGCACCCGGCCATCGCGGCCTTCGGCGGTGTCTTCCTCCTGATGCTCTTCCTGAACTACATCTTCGAAGAGCGTGAGCTCACCTGGCTGTCGTGGCTGGAGCGCCCGCTCGCACGGATCGGCCGCCTCAAGCAGATTTCGGTGGTCGTGGCGGCCGGCGCGCTCCTGTTGGCTGCGGATTTCCTGGCCCCGGCCGGAAAACCGGCCAGCGTCCTCGTTTCCGGCGCGCTCGGCCTCATCGCGTACCTGCTCGTGAGCGGGCTGAGCGAGCTGTTCGAACCGGACGGCGAACGCGGAGCGCGGCCGGTGGCCGTCGCCGGCAAGGCGGCCTTCATGGTGTTCCTCTACCTCGAGGTGATGGACGCGAGCTTCAGCTTCGACGGCGTCATCGGGGCGTTCGCCATCACGTCCGACCCGGTCGTCATCGCGCTGGGCCTGGGCGTCGGCGCCGCTTACATCCGCGCCCTGACGGTGTTCCTCGTCCGCAACGGCACGCTCAACGAATACGCCTACCTCGAACACGGCGCGCAGTGGGCGATCGGGGCGCTCGCCGTGCTCCTGCTCTGCACCATCCGCTACGAGGTGCCGGAGATCGTCACGGGCCTGGTCGGCGTCGGGTTCATCGGCACCGCGCTGCTGTCGTCGGTGGTCCGCAACCGCCGGCTGTCGCGGGCCCGCCCGGCCGCCGACCTCGGCACGTCCCGGCTCACCTCGGCCCACTGA
- a CDS encoding TerD family protein, with product MTVTLSKGERVSLTKADGHTLTRVRMGLGWDAMRKRGLFGSRAQTIDLDASALLFDAGDRLVDQVWFKQLNSTDGSVRHTGDNLTGEGEGDDESIRVDLGRVPAKVTTIVFTVNSFTGQDFSQIENAYCRLVDETNEGEIARYDLSGSGRHTAQIMAKLTREPGGWAMTAIGAAATGRTFRDLLPAVSRHL from the coding sequence ATGACTGTGACACTGAGCAAGGGCGAGCGCGTCTCGCTGACCAAGGCGGACGGCCACACGCTCACGCGGGTCCGGATGGGCCTCGGCTGGGACGCGATGCGCAAGCGCGGCCTGTTCGGCAGCCGGGCGCAGACCATCGACCTCGACGCGTCCGCGCTGCTGTTCGACGCCGGCGACCGGCTCGTCGACCAGGTCTGGTTCAAGCAGCTGAACAGCACCGACGGCTCGGTCCGCCACACCGGCGACAACCTCACCGGCGAAGGCGAGGGCGACGACGAGTCGATCCGCGTCGACCTCGGCCGGGTCCCCGCCAAGGTCACCACGATCGTCTTCACCGTCAACTCCTTCACCGGCCAGGACTTCTCCCAGATCGAGAACGCGTACTGCCGGCTCGTCGACGAGACGAACGAGGGCGAGATCGCCCGCTACGACCTCTCGGGGTCCGGCCGCCACACCGCCCAGATCATGGCGAAGCTGACCCGCGAACCCGGCGGCTGGGCGATGACCGCGATCGGCGCGGCGGCCACCGGCCGGACGTTCCGCGACCTGCTGCCCGCCGTGTCCCGGCACCTCTGA